From Pseudanabaena sp. PCC 6802, one genomic window encodes:
- a CDS encoding class I SAM-dependent methyltransferase encodes MQKVNAIIKKIASLSNRQTEKRKIQDTQNALKQFRKPYKLHIGCGLINFLEWINIDIEEQPGIVNLVWDVSNGLSFLESASCDLIYNEHFLEHLTIDCAKVFLSESYRVLRPNGTLRIAMPSLEYVIDKYKSGNWREQDWLKLDEYQFILTKAEMINIAFRWWGHQWLYDREELHRRLREAGFRKIKDVNWGSSEILELRNLETRKDSLLICEAQK; translated from the coding sequence ATGCAAAAAGTAAATGCAATTATCAAAAAGATTGCTTCTCTTTCAAATCGGCAGACAGAAAAGCGGAAGATTCAAGATACTCAAAATGCTTTAAAGCAATTTCGTAAGCCTTACAAACTGCATATAGGCTGTGGATTAATTAATTTTTTAGAGTGGATCAATATTGATATTGAAGAGCAGCCAGGCATTGTGAATCTGGTATGGGATGTGAGTAATGGGCTGTCATTCCTGGAATCAGCATCATGTGATTTGATATACAACGAACACTTTCTTGAACATCTAACCATCGATTGTGCAAAGGTATTCTTATCTGAAAGCTATAGAGTCCTTCGACCAAATGGAACTTTAAGGATAGCTATGCCATCTCTTGAGTACGTGATTGATAAATACAAATCTGGGAATTGGAGAGAACAAGATTGGCTCAAGCTAGATGAATATCAATTTATTCTGACTAAAGCTGAGATGATTAATATTGCCTTTCGATGGTGGGGACATCAGTGGCTCTACGATCGCGAAGAATTGCACCGCAGGTTGAGAGAGGCTGGATTTAGAAAAATCAAAGATGTCAATTGGGGCAGCAGCGAAATTTTAGAATTAAGAAACCTAGAAACTCGCAAGGATTCTCTACTAATTTGTGAAGCCCAGAAGTAA
- a CDS encoding glycosyltransferase, whose translation MPRVSVIIPSYNHKKYVAEAIQSVLDQTYQDFEIVITDDGSSDRTVSIIKSFTDPRIKLFCFPKNRGAAVAVNHCIAEAKGEFIALLNSDDVFVVDKLEKQVDFLDRNPQVGAVFSYAQFIDEDSQEIANTEHHYAKVFLQHNRSRFKWLNHFFYHGNCLCHPSILIRKECYDTVGNYDRRLAQLPDFDFWIRLCQKYEIFILPENLVKFRIRSDRTNASADTPESRIRISFETIQIYRNYLSLQIQENIKQIFPEIVAICSINDSKISKEIAPLFIAKLALQSERNTIKYFGILTIYQLLGENEFILSELKEKYDFDFTDLIKLTGKIEIFITPEILSTLSEAVPVANLVRTSRIWKLWEMWTRVKVYLKSKYQTWLGINKNDK comes from the coding sequence ATGCCAAGAGTTTCAGTTATTATTCCCTCATATAATCATAAAAAGTATGTAGCTGAAGCGATTCAAAGTGTCCTAGATCAAACCTATCAAGATTTTGAAATAGTTATAACTGATGATGGCTCTAGCGATCGCACTGTAAGCATTATCAAGAGCTTTACAGATCCAAGAATCAAACTCTTTTGTTTCCCTAAAAATAGAGGCGCAGCTGTTGCTGTTAATCATTGTATTGCAGAAGCTAAGGGGGAATTTATTGCTCTGCTAAACTCAGATGATGTTTTTGTAGTTGATAAGTTAGAGAAACAAGTTGATTTTTTAGATCGGAATCCTCAAGTTGGCGCAGTCTTTAGCTATGCACAATTTATAGATGAAGACAGCCAAGAGATTGCAAACACCGAACATCACTATGCTAAAGTTTTTCTTCAGCATAATCGTTCGAGATTTAAATGGTTAAACCACTTTTTTTATCATGGCAATTGTCTTTGTCACCCTAGTATTTTGATCCGCAAGGAATGCTACGACACTGTTGGGAATTACGATAGAAGACTCGCGCAGTTACCAGATTTCGATTTCTGGATAAGGCTATGCCAAAAATACGAAATTTTTATCCTTCCAGAAAATTTAGTCAAGTTTCGGATTCGTAGTGATCGAACAAATGCAAGTGCTGATACGCCAGAATCAAGAATTCGCATCTCATTTGAAACAATCCAGATATATAGAAATTATCTTAGTTTACAAATTCAAGAGAATATAAAGCAGATTTTCCCAGAAATAGTTGCAATTTGCAGTATTAATGACTCCAAAATAAGTAAAGAAATAGCACCTTTATTTATTGCTAAGCTAGCTTTGCAAAGTGAAAGAAATACCATCAAATATTTTGGCATATTAACCATCTATCAACTCCTGGGGGAAAATGAATTTATTTTATCAGAGTTAAAAGAAAAATATGATTTTGATTTCACTGATTTGATTAAACTAACTGGCAAGATTGAAATATTTATCACTCCAGAAATACTATCGACTTTATCTGAAGCAGTACCTGTTGCAAACCTTGTCAGAACTAGTAGAATTTGGAAATTATGGGAAATGTGGACGCGCGTAAAGGTCTACTTAAAGTCTAAATATCAAACTTGGTTGGGAATCAATAAAAATGATAAATAA
- a CDS encoding glycosyltransferase family 2 protein, with protein MINKSDVHLKKTIKSYLPLWFIRFNINLRHGIKKFIIDLFIGTTKFLIRNIVPDIPLASDKDYYKWLVNNYPRKSDLHMMAETISCLKYKPVISVILPVFNSPLELLKETIESVIGQIYPYWELCIVDSASTQEDIKPILEKYISHDARIKVSFRNKTEYISVCSNSALELATGEFVALLDQDDLLTPDALYQVVIAINKNPNVDMLYSDEDTIDHGNRLKMPFFKPGWCPDSLLSGMYTSHLGVYRLSLVKEIGGFRIGYEGSHDYDLVLRLTEKTSQIEHIPRILYHDRSYHDSVPKCTVNQDISLTSKKAVNDALERRGEIGKVISTAKGCWIVRYEIQEYKKVSIIVPTKDLGNVLNSCLHSIFEKSSYPNFEVLVIDNGSKEAKAREVISYWRKKENKRFRCEILDIPFNFSKINNYAVTHTTGDYLLFLNNDVEVITSDWLEAMIEQAQRPSIGAVGALLLYPDRTVQHAGVIAGIWGLAGHGHKYYPANAGGYFNRIQTVNNYSAVTAACLMCRRKVFDLVGGFDEILSVNFNDVDLCFKMVEKGYRNIYLPHVQLYHYESKSRGHDNTYEKRKRLSNEIEYMRNKWKNLIDNDPCYSPHLTRKYENFNIRLN; from the coding sequence ATGATAAATAAATCAGATGTTCATTTAAAAAAAACTATTAAGAGCTATCTGCCGTTATGGTTTATAAGATTCAATATAAATCTGCGCCATGGCATTAAAAAATTCATTATTGATTTATTCATTGGTACAACAAAGTTTCTGATTAGAAATATTGTTCCTGATATTCCTTTGGCTAGCGATAAAGATTACTACAAATGGCTTGTTAACAACTACCCTCGAAAATCGGATTTACATATGATGGCTGAGACAATTAGCTGCCTCAAATATAAGCCCGTTATTAGTGTGATTTTGCCTGTGTTTAATTCTCCTTTAGAGCTTTTGAAGGAAACAATTGAATCAGTTATCGGTCAAATATATCCTTACTGGGAATTGTGCATTGTTGATAGTGCTTCTACTCAAGAAGATATCAAACCTATTTTAGAGAAATATATATCGCACGATGCACGTATTAAGGTTTCTTTTAGAAATAAAACTGAATATATTTCTGTCTGCTCAAATTCAGCGTTAGAGTTGGCAACTGGTGAATTCGTAGCTTTATTAGATCAAGATGATTTGCTTACCCCTGATGCTTTATACCAAGTTGTCATTGCAATCAATAAAAATCCTAATGTTGATATGCTATATTCTGATGAGGACACAATTGACCATGGTAATCGCTTAAAAATGCCATTTTTTAAACCTGGTTGGTGTCCCGACTCACTTTTATCAGGAATGTATACATCTCACCTTGGAGTTTATAGGCTCAGTCTCGTTAAAGAAATTGGAGGATTTAGAATTGGGTATGAAGGAAGTCACGACTACGATCTTGTTCTAAGACTGACAGAGAAAACTAGCCAAATCGAGCATATACCCAGGATATTATATCATGATAGATCGTATCATGATTCAGTGCCTAAATGTACAGTTAACCAAGATATTTCACTCACCTCAAAGAAAGCAGTTAATGATGCATTAGAGCGAAGAGGAGAGATTGGTAAGGTGATTTCAACTGCTAAAGGTTGTTGGATTGTTAGATACGAAATTCAAGAATATAAAAAAGTAAGTATTATTGTCCCAACCAAGGATCTGGGCAATGTTTTGAATAGCTGCCTGCATTCCATTTTCGAGAAATCTTCCTATCCTAATTTTGAGGTTTTGGTTATTGATAATGGCAGCAAAGAAGCTAAAGCTCGAGAAGTTATTAGCTATTGGAGGAAAAAGGAAAACAAGCGTTTTAGATGCGAAATTTTAGATATCCCTTTCAATTTCTCAAAAATAAATAATTATGCAGTAACTCATACAACAGGTGATTATTTATTGTTTCTGAACAATGATGTAGAAGTAATTACTTCGGATTGGCTAGAAGCAATGATCGAACAAGCACAACGTCCAAGTATTGGTGCTGTAGGTGCATTACTTCTTTACCCCGATCGAACCGTCCAGCATGCTGGAGTGATTGCAGGAATATGGGGGTTAGCGGGACATGGCCACAAATATTACCCAGCTAACGCTGGAGGTTACTTTAACCGAATTCAGACAGTAAATAATTATTCTGCGGTAACTGCTGCTTGCCTAATGTGTAGGCGAAAAGTCTTTGATTTAGTTGGAGGGTTTGATGAAATTCTTTCGGTTAACTTTAATGATGTTGATTTGTGCTTCAAGATGGTAGAGAAAGGTTATAGGAATATCTACTTGCCTCACGTTCAGCTATATCATTACGAATCAAAGAGTAGGGGGCACGATAATACCTATGAGAAACGGAAACGCCTTTCAAATGAAATTGAATATATGAGGAATAAATGGAAAAATCTAATTGACAACGACCCATGCTATAGTCCCCATCTAACTAGAAAATATGAAAATTTTAACATTAGATTGAATTGA
- a CDS encoding glycosyltransferase family 2 protein, whose amino-acid sequence MIRQVDYKVAAYITAYEDRNAVEHCVSALKKQTYPIQEIFIVNNSKEQLISPLLETDGIVADFHPENIGIASGIHIGVKWAINKGYDFLWTFDQDSEPLQDALEKLIFYYEKLSCQGLSIGIIAPRVIDVKSNLEIRGMIFEKYQFIPAAAPHMNPQEAYHEDFYECDIVITSGSLISLANAKNVELPRQELFIDAVDWSYCMNFRDKGYAIVVVTEAILRHYLGTYQSNKRFINTQIPIYTYSPLRYYYTCRNHTFIETRLSLQQRYLYMSILFRVRTLVRKVIKIVFFEDDLKFLKIWACMRGTYDGFLGNIEKNWR is encoded by the coding sequence ATGATTAGACAAGTGGATTATAAGGTTGCCGCTTATATTACTGCCTATGAAGATAGAAACGCAGTCGAACACTGTGTTTCCGCCCTAAAAAAGCAGACTTATCCTATTCAAGAGATATTTATAGTTAACAATTCAAAAGAACAGCTTATCTCTCCTTTACTAGAGACAGACGGTATCGTAGCCGATTTTCATCCTGAGAATATAGGCATAGCATCGGGAATTCACATAGGAGTCAAATGGGCTATTAATAAAGGATATGATTTTCTATGGACATTCGATCAAGATAGCGAACCTTTGCAAGACGCACTTGAGAAACTAATATTTTATTATGAAAAACTCTCTTGCCAAGGGTTATCTATTGGTATTATTGCACCCCGAGTAATTGATGTTAAGTCAAACCTGGAGATACGGGGAATGATATTTGAGAAATATCAATTCATTCCTGCTGCTGCGCCTCATATGAATCCTCAAGAAGCTTATCATGAGGATTTTTATGAATGTGATATTGTGATTACTTCTGGTTCTTTGATATCTTTAGCCAACGCTAAGAATGTTGAATTGCCAAGGCAGGAATTATTTATAGATGCAGTAGATTGGAGTTATTGTATGAACTTTAGAGATAAAGGGTATGCAATAGTAGTAGTAACTGAAGCTATTTTAAGGCACTATTTGGGTACTTATCAAAGCAATAAGCGTTTTATTAATACTCAAATTCCAATTTATACATATTCTCCTTTACGCTATTACTATACATGCAGAAATCACACTTTCATCGAAACTAGACTTTCTTTGCAACAACGATATCTTTACATGTCAATTTTATTTAGAGTACGCACTCTTGTCAGAAAAGTAATTAAGATAGTTTTCTTCGAGGATGATTTAAAGTTTCTCAAGATTTGGGCTTGCATGCGCGGAACATATGATGGATTTTTAGGAAATATAGAGAAAAATTGGAGATGA
- a CDS encoding glycosyltransferase produces the protein MLGGLLTDLKKTIKPFMPLWFIRFVVTVVYKIKDIIINLPLSLIINFTNSLILDIPLSWEKYYSKWLIENYPRQSDLDRMSETVNCLKYQPVISIIMHVFNSPQEFLEGTIESVVNQVYPYWELCIADDASTNEYIKPLLEECMSSDPRIKVVFRNNTGHISACSNSALELVTGEFIALLDQDDLLTPDALYQVVIAINKHPNVDMLYSDEDRIGRNNRLSAPFFKPDWCPDSFLSRMYSCHLGIYRVSLVREIGGFRFGYEGSQDYDLVLRLTEKTNQIVHIPKVLYHWRIHPNSTSVKNEKSKDYAFTAAQRAVSDALERRREPGTVISTSRRYLIVRYEILEPKKVSIIIPTKNFSNVLNNCLTSIFEKTQYDNYEVLVIDNGSTEAEALEVLKYWKTTEAKRFEYKHLDIPFNFSRINNYAVNHTTGDYLLFLNNDTEVITLDWLNAMVEQVQRQSIGAVGALLLYPDDTIQHAGVTAGVGGVAGHSHKYFKAYADGYFSQIQTINNYSAVTGACLMCRRSVFEEVGGFEEELSVAFNDVDLCFKMVEKGYRNIYLPHVRLYHYESKSRGADNIGEKEVRFRKENLYMQNRWKDLIENDPCYSPHLTRKYEDFSIRLD, from the coding sequence ATGTTAGGTGGATTATTAACCGATCTCAAGAAGACTATTAAACCATTTATGCCTCTTTGGTTTATTAGATTTGTTGTAACTGTAGTTTACAAAATCAAGGATATCATTATTAACTTGCCCTTAAGCTTGATAATCAATTTTACCAATAGCTTAATTCTAGATATTCCCTTAAGTTGGGAAAAATACTACTCCAAATGGTTGATTGAAAATTATCCTCGACAGTCAGATCTAGATAGAATGTCTGAGACTGTTAACTGTCTTAAATATCAACCAGTTATCAGCATAATTATGCATGTATTTAATTCTCCCCAAGAATTTTTGGAAGGAACTATTGAATCAGTTGTAAATCAAGTATACCCCTATTGGGAATTATGTATTGCTGATGATGCTTCTACTAATGAGTACATCAAACCTTTACTAGAGGAATGCATGTCAAGCGATCCCCGCATCAAAGTTGTTTTTAGAAATAATACTGGTCACATATCTGCATGTTCCAATTCAGCATTAGAGTTAGTGACTGGTGAGTTCATAGCTTTATTAGATCAAGATGATTTACTTACTCCTGACGCTTTATACCAGGTTGTAATTGCAATTAATAAACATCCCAATGTTGATATGCTCTATTCTGACGAAGATCGAATTGGTCGGAATAATCGCTTAAGTGCACCTTTTTTTAAGCCAGACTGGTGCCCAGACTCCTTCTTGTCAAGAATGTATTCTTGCCACTTAGGAATTTATCGGGTAAGTCTCGTTAGAGAAATTGGAGGCTTTAGATTTGGGTACGAGGGAAGTCAAGATTACGATCTCGTTTTGAGATTAACAGAGAAAACTAATCAGATCGTCCATATCCCTAAAGTTTTGTATCATTGGAGGATACATCCTAACTCAACATCTGTTAAGAATGAGAAAAGCAAGGATTACGCTTTTACTGCTGCTCAAAGGGCTGTCAGTGATGCCTTGGAACGACGGAGAGAACCCGGTACAGTAATCTCCACTTCTAGGCGTTATTTAATTGTAAGATACGAAATTTTAGAGCCTAAAAAAGTAAGCATTATAATTCCTACTAAAAATTTTAGTAATGTTTTAAATAACTGTCTAACTTCTATTTTTGAGAAAACCCAATATGATAACTATGAAGTTTTAGTTATTGATAACGGCAGTACAGAAGCTGAAGCTTTAGAAGTTTTAAAATACTGGAAAACTACAGAAGCAAAGAGGTTTGAGTATAAACATTTAGATATTCCTTTTAACTTTTCTAGAATTAATAACTATGCCGTAAATCATACAACTGGCGATTATTTGCTATTTCTGAATAATGATACTGAAGTAATTACTTTAGATTGGTTAAATGCAATGGTTGAGCAGGTGCAAAGACAAAGTATTGGTGCAGTTGGTGCTTTACTGTTATATCCTGATGATACTATTCAACATGCAGGTGTAACCGCAGGAGTAGGAGGTGTGGCAGGGCATAGCCACAAATACTTTAAGGCTTATGCAGACGGTTATTTCAGCCAAATTCAAACAATAAATAATTACTCTGCTGTAACAGGTGCTTGCCTAATGTGTCGGCGATCTGTCTTTGAAGAAGTTGGTGGGTTTGAAGAGGAACTTTCTGTAGCCTTTAATGATGTCGATTTGTGCTTCAAGATGGTAGAAAAAGGATATAGAAATATTTACTTACCACATGTTCGATTATATCATTATGAATCAAAAAGTAGGGGGGCTGATAACATAGGAGAAAAGGAAGTACGTTTTCGTAAAGAAAATTTGTACATGCAAAATAGGTGGAAAGACTTGATAGAGAACGATCCTTGTTATAGTCCTCATCTGACTAGAAAATATGAGGACTTTAGTATTAGGTTGGATTAA
- a CDS encoding glycosyltransferase family 2 protein yields MNQTAPILSICIPAYNRPKWFERALESIILTNLSSASDIEIIISDDSTTDECRQISKETLASWPGIWKYVFNQPRLGMAKNWNSSIQLASGEYVLILHDDDFLRDRAVKKILQSIKKHRHSYPVLLFGVDVVNDKEKVIKRQKFSREQYLEPQQALYRLLSNSSFIRFPAICISRQVFKDVGYFDEAIGGIADLDMWIQLVSKFGILCVPFTTSAYTVHTNALTTAMFNKEVIEDLLRLFSKADVTRMLGQNLLEKSKSNFFHQFILAGTYRRLRVREFSEASQIMNLFNLQSLKQLQPSLKWFTLRHLFGILLKICDR; encoded by the coding sequence ATGAATCAAACAGCTCCAATACTCAGTATTTGTATCCCTGCCTATAATCGCCCAAAATGGTTCGAGCGAGCTTTAGAATCTATAATATTGACCAACTTAAGTTCTGCATCAGATATAGAAATAATTATCTCAGATGATTCGACAACCGATGAGTGTCGTCAAATTAGTAAGGAAACTTTAGCTAGCTGGCCGGGAATCTGGAAATACGTTTTCAACCAACCCCGATTGGGAATGGCAAAAAATTGGAACAGCTCAATTCAGTTAGCATCTGGGGAATACGTTCTGATCCTACATGATGATGATTTTCTGCGCGATCGCGCCGTTAAAAAAATTCTCCAAAGCATCAAGAAACATAGACATTCCTACCCAGTACTCTTATTTGGTGTAGATGTTGTTAACGATAAAGAAAAAGTAATTAAAAGGCAAAAGTTTTCACGCGAACAATATTTAGAACCCCAACAAGCCCTATATAGGCTACTATCCAATTCATCATTTATTCGATTCCCTGCAATATGCATCAGCCGACAAGTCTTTAAAGATGTTGGATATTTCGACGAAGCGATCGGTGGCATTGCAGATTTAGATATGTGGATTCAATTAGTTAGTAAATTTGGAATATTATGCGTACCTTTCACAACCAGTGCATACACTGTCCACACAAATGCCCTAACTACAGCTATGTTTAACAAGGAGGTAATAGAAGACCTATTGCGGCTATTTTCAAAAGCAGATGTAACTAGAATGTTAGGTCAAAATCTTCTAGAGAAGAGTAAATCAAACTTCTTTCACCAATTTATCCTAGCTGGTACTTATCGGAGGCTTCGAGTCAGAGAGTTTTCAGAAGCATCACAAATTATGAATTTATTTAACCTTCAATCTTTAAAACAGCTACAACCTTCTCTTAAATGGTTCACCCTACGTCACTTATTTGGAATTTTACTAAAGATATGCGATCGATAA
- a CDS encoding Uma2 family endonuclease, translating to MYQPIKPLVGKVQPTMYDLPSDYPEDSGLPDEFHLYQPQVLSQTCQPPNYPSDRIFIASDLNLYYDLDHLNWYKRPDWFVVVDGTRLYRDREMRQSYVLWDEGKSPLLVVELISEGTEAEDLGRNVRKLGSPPTKWEVYEQILQVPHYITFDERNSEFRKFRWQNGKYTEQDREAARFWVEELQLGLGIWHGFYQGIESDWLRWYDANNVWLPTQEEQIAQERQRTEQERQRAEQEQQKVEMLKAQLRALGVEPEV from the coding sequence ATGTATCAACCCATTAAGCCACTCGTAGGCAAAGTACAACCAACAATGTACGATCTGCCTAGCGACTATCCAGAGGATTCAGGATTGCCTGACGAATTCCATCTATATCAGCCACAAGTACTCAGCCAAACTTGTCAGCCGCCTAACTATCCGAGCGATCGCATTTTTATCGCCAGCGATCTCAATCTGTACTATGACCTCGACCATCTCAACTGGTACAAACGCCCCGATTGGTTTGTGGTGGTGGACGGGACTCGACTGTATCGCGATCGAGAAATGCGCCAAAGCTACGTGCTATGGGACGAAGGCAAGAGTCCTTTACTAGTGGTGGAGTTGATCTCTGAAGGTACCGAGGCGGAGGATTTAGGGAGAAATGTCCGCAAACTTGGCAGTCCTCCAACTAAGTGGGAGGTTTACGAACAGATTTTGCAAGTGCCACACTATATCACGTTTGACGAGCGTAATAGCGAGTTTCGCAAGTTCAGATGGCAGAACGGCAAATATACCGAACAAGATAGGGAAGCAGCCAGGTTTTGGGTTGAGGAATTGCAATTGGGGCTGGGCATTTGGCATGGGTTTTATCAAGGCATAGAGTCCGACTGGTTGCGTTGGTACGATGCTAATAATGTATGGTTGCCCACCCAAGAGGAGCAGATTGCACAGGAGCGTCAGCGCACGGAGCAGGAGCGTCAGCGCGCGGAGCAGGAGCAGCAGAAAGTAGAAATGCTTAAAGCCCAGTTAAGGGCACTAGGGGTTGAGCCTGAAGTTTAA
- the cbiB gene encoding adenosylcobinamide-phosphate synthase CbiB: MVADFAGWLTIFSLDPAATTLVTASVIDYIVGDPWGWPHPVRVMGWTIAIGTKVILHYCKTPLAQRIAGVLLAIGIIGGSGFVSWGLVYLALRVNYWLGFSLQCIMLASCFAGKSLRDAAIAVLSPLEAGNLQRARDALSLYVGRDTENLNEAEILRAVLETVAENSTDGVIAPLFYAAIGGLPLAMAYKAASTLDSTIGYKENPYTYLGWFSAKLEDVLTWLPCRYTVLSVAIFSGHPLRVWQICSRDAPQDPSPNSGWSECAFAAALQVQLGGINTYRGVAKHKPLLGNAIAPIKPETIKQALRLMQLCMFLLLAIAVALMGVGGWGLASVR; encoded by the coding sequence ATGGTGGCTGACTTCGCCGGATGGCTGACCATTTTTTCTCTAGATCCAGCCGCTACGACTCTTGTAACTGCTAGTGTTATCGATTATATCGTAGGCGATCCGTGGGGATGGCCGCATCCGGTGAGGGTGATGGGATGGACGATCGCGATCGGGACAAAAGTAATATTGCACTACTGTAAAACTCCGCTAGCTCAGCGAATAGCTGGTGTCTTGCTGGCTATTGGCATTATTGGTGGTAGCGGATTTGTCAGTTGGGGATTAGTGTATCTGGCTTTACGAGTCAACTACTGGTTGGGATTCTCTCTGCAATGCATTATGCTAGCTTCCTGTTTCGCTGGCAAGAGCCTTAGGGATGCCGCGATCGCCGTACTTTCTCCTCTGGAAGCAGGAAATCTCCAACGAGCGAGAGACGCTCTCAGTCTTTACGTGGGTAGAGATACTGAAAATCTCAATGAAGCAGAGATTCTACGAGCTGTGTTGGAAACTGTGGCTGAGAATTCTACCGACGGAGTTATCGCACCATTATTTTATGCCGCGATCGGTGGATTGCCATTAGCAATGGCTTACAAAGCTGCCAGCACTCTAGATTCCACGATCGGCTACAAGGAAAATCCCTATACTTACCTTGGGTGGTTTAGTGCCAAATTAGAAGATGTTTTAACCTGGCTACCTTGTCGCTATACCGTATTGTCCGTTGCAATATTTAGCGGTCACCCTTTAAGAGTCTGGCAAATCTGTTCTCGCGATGCCCCCCAAGATCCAAGCCCTAACTCTGGATGGAGTGAATGTGCGTTTGCAGCCGCTCTGCAAGTGCAGCTAGGAGGCATAAATACTTACCGAGGTGTAGCTAAGCACAAGCCACTGTTAGGGAACGCGATCGCACCCATAAAACCTGAGACGATTAAGCAGGCACTCCGACTAATGCAGCTCTGTATGTTTTTACTGCTGGCGATCGCTGTGGCTTTGATGGGGGTTGGGGGTTGGGGTTTAGCATCTGTTCGATAG
- the psb27 gene encoding photosystem II protein Psb27, giving the protein MKKSIANFVSRLLPRFLALLLVATIGLVGCAADPGGLTGNYTEDTLAVVKSLRYTVQLPADAPDRTAAQADARAKIGAFAARYHLNTESAGLYSYTTMRTALNALATYYNGSTRRSVPEKVRDRVLVELDRVEAALAQGR; this is encoded by the coding sequence ATGAAAAAAAGTATTGCTAATTTTGTGTCTCGGTTATTGCCACGCTTTCTTGCTCTACTACTTGTAGCAACGATCGGCTTAGTAGGATGTGCTGCCGATCCAGGTGGTTTAACAGGAAATTACACCGAAGATACGCTAGCTGTAGTCAAAAGCCTGCGCTATACAGTACAACTACCTGCTGATGCACCAGATCGTACCGCTGCTCAAGCGGATGCCCGCGCCAAAATTGGTGCTTTTGCAGCGCGTTACCATCTCAACACCGAAAGTGCTGGTTTATATTCATACACGACTATGCGCACCGCTCTTAATGCTTTGGCTACCTATTATAACGGCAGTACCAGACGTAGCGTGCCAGAAAAGGTACGCGATCGCGTCCTGGTCGAGTTAGATCGCGTCGAAGCCGCATTGGCTCAAGGTCGCTAG